The Physeter macrocephalus isolate SW-GA unplaced genomic scaffold, ASM283717v5 random_773, whole genome shotgun sequence genome includes a region encoding these proteins:
- the NR1D1 gene encoding nuclear receptor subfamily 1 group D member 1 isoform X1, which yields MTTLDSNNNTGGVITYIGSSGSSPNRTSPESLYSDSSNGSFQSLTQGCPTYFPPSPTGSLTQDPARSFGSTPPSLGDDGSPSSSSSSLSSSSSFYNGSPPRGLQVALEDSNRVSPSKSTSNITKLNGMVLLCKVCGDVASGFHYGVHACEGCKGFFRRSIQQNIQYKRCLKNENCSIVRINRNRCQQCRFKKCLSVGMSRDAVRFGRIPKREKQRMLAEMQSAMNLANNQLSSQCPLETPPTQHPTPSPMGPSPPPAPAPSPLVGFSQFPQQLTPPRSPSPEPTVEDVISQVARAHREIFTYAHDKLGTSPGNLNANHASGNPPATTPHHWESQGCPPAPNDNNIMAAQRHNEALNSLRQAPSSYPPTWPPGPAHHSCHQPNSNGHHLCPTHVYPAPEGEAPANGLRQGNSKNVLLACPMNMYPHGRSGRTVQEIWEDFSMSFTPAVREVVEFAKHIPGFRDLSQHDQVTLLKAGTFEVLMVRFASLFNVKDQTVMFLSRTTYSLQELGAMGMGDLLNAMFDFSEKLNSLALTEEELGLFTAVVLVSADRSGMENSASVEQLQETLLRALRALVLKNRPSETSRFTKLLLKLPDLRTLNNMHSEKLLSFRVDAQ from the exons ATGACGACCCTGGACTCCAACAACAACACAG GTGGCGTCATCACCTACATCGGCTCCAGCGGCTCCTCCCCAAACCGCACCAGCCCCGAGTCCCTCTACAGTGACAGCTCGAATGGCAGCTTCCAGTCCCTGACCCAAGGCTGTCCCACCTACTTCCCACCATCACCCACTGGCTCCCTCACCCAGGACCCAGCCCGCTCCTTTGGGAGCACTCCACCCAGCTTGGGTGACGATGGTTccccttcttcttcatcttcctcgTTGTCGTCATCCTCCTCCTTCTATAACGGGAGCCCCCCCAGGGGTCTACAAGTGGCCCTGGAAGACAGCAACCGAGTGTCCCCCAGCAAGAGCACCAGCAACATCACCA AGCTGAATGGCATGGTGCTACTGTGTAAGGTGTGTGGGGACGTGGCCTCGGGCTTCCACTATGGCGTGCATGCCTGTGAGGGCTGCAAG GGCTTTTTCCGTCGGAGCATCCAGCAGAACATCCAGTACAAAAGGTGTCTGAAAAATGAGAACTGCTCCATCGTCCGCATCAATCGTAACCGCTGCCAGCAGTGTCGCTTCAAGAAGTGTCTCTCCGTGGGCATGTCTCGAGATG CTGTGCGTTTTGGGCGCATCCCCAAACGAGAGAAGCAGCGGATGCTGGCTGAGATGCAGAGTGCCATGAACCTGGCCAACAACCAGCTAAGCAGCCAGTGCCCGCTGGAGACCCCGCCCACCCAGcaccccaccccaagccccatgggcccctcaccacccccagcccctgccccctcaCCCTTGGTGGGCTTCTCCCAGTTCCCACAACAGCTGACGCCTCCCCGATCCCCAAGTCCTGAACCCACAGTGGAGGATGTAATATCCCAGGTAGCCCGGGCCCACCGAGAGATCTTCACCTATGCCCATGACAAGCTGGGCACCTCACCTGGCAACTTAAATGCCAACCATGCCTCGGGCAACCCTCCAGCCACCACCCCACATCACTGGGAAAGCCAGGGCTGCCCGCCTGCCCCCAATGACAACAACATCATGGCCGCCCAGCGTCATAATGAGGCCCTGAACAGTTTACGCCAGGCTCCCTCCTCTTACCCTCCCACCTGGccccctggccctgcccatcaCAGCTGCCACCAGCCAAACAGCAATGGGCACCATCTGTGCCCCACCCACGTGTACCCAGCCCCAGAAGGCGAAGCACCTGCCAACGGTCTGCGGCAGGGCAACTCCAAGAACGTTCTGCTG GCATGTCCCATGAACATGTACCCGCACGGACGCAGTGGGCGAACTGTGCAGGAGATCTGGGAGGATTTCTCCATGAGCTTCACGCCCGCTGTGAGGGAGGTGGTAGAGTTTGCCAAGCACATCCCTGGCTTCCGTGACCTTTCTCAGCACGACCAGGTCACCCTGCTTAAGGCTGGCACCTTTGAG GTGCTGATGGTACGCTTTGCGTCGCTGTTCAACGTGAAGGACCAGACGGTGATGTTTCTGAGCCGCACCACCTACAGCCTGCAGGAGCTCGGCGCCATGGGCATGGGAGACCTGCTCAATGCCATGTTCGATTTCAGCGAGAAGCTCAACTCCCTGGCCCTTACCGAGGAGGAGCTGGGCCTCTTCACCGCGGTGGTGCTCGTCTCTGCAG ACCGCTCGGGCATGGAGAATTCCGCTTCGGTGGAGCAGCTCCAGGAGACGCTGCTGCGGGCTCTTCGGGCTCTGGTGCTGAAGAACCGGCCCTCGGAGACTTCCCGCTTCACCAAGCTGCTGCTCAAGCTGCCGGACCTGCGGACCCTGAACAACATGCATTCCGAGAAGCTGCTGTCCTTCCGGGTGGACGCCCAGTGA
- the NR1D1 gene encoding nuclear receptor subfamily 1 group D member 1 isoform X2, with protein MVPLLLHLPRCRHPPPSITGAPPGVYKWPWKTATECPPARAPATSPGFFRRSIQQNIQYKRCLKNENCSIVRINRNRCQQCRFKKCLSVGMSRDAVRFGRIPKREKQRMLAEMQSAMNLANNQLSSQCPLETPPTQHPTPSPMGPSPPPAPAPSPLVGFSQFPQQLTPPRSPSPEPTVEDVISQVARAHREIFTYAHDKLGTSPGNLNANHASGNPPATTPHHWESQGCPPAPNDNNIMAAQRHNEALNSLRQAPSSYPPTWPPGPAHHSCHQPNSNGHHLCPTHVYPAPEGEAPANGLRQGNSKNVLLACPMNMYPHGRSGRTVQEIWEDFSMSFTPAVREVVEFAKHIPGFRDLSQHDQVTLLKAGTFEVLMVRFASLFNVKDQTVMFLSRTTYSLQELGAMGMGDLLNAMFDFSEKLNSLALTEEELGLFTAVVLVSADRSGMENSASVEQLQETLLRALRALVLKNRPSETSRFTKLLLKLPDLRTLNNMHSEKLLSFRVDAQ; from the exons ATGGTTccccttcttcttcatcttcctcgTTGTCGTCATCCTCCTCCTTCTATAACGGGAGCCCCCCCAGGGGTCTACAAGTGGCCCTGGAAGACAGCAACCGAGTGTCCCCCAGCAAGAGCACCAGCAACATCACCA GGCTTTTTCCGTCGGAGCATCCAGCAGAACATCCAGTACAAAAGGTGTCTGAAAAATGAGAACTGCTCCATCGTCCGCATCAATCGTAACCGCTGCCAGCAGTGTCGCTTCAAGAAGTGTCTCTCCGTGGGCATGTCTCGAGATG CTGTGCGTTTTGGGCGCATCCCCAAACGAGAGAAGCAGCGGATGCTGGCTGAGATGCAGAGTGCCATGAACCTGGCCAACAACCAGCTAAGCAGCCAGTGCCCGCTGGAGACCCCGCCCACCCAGcaccccaccccaagccccatgggcccctcaccacccccagcccctgccccctcaCCCTTGGTGGGCTTCTCCCAGTTCCCACAACAGCTGACGCCTCCCCGATCCCCAAGTCCTGAACCCACAGTGGAGGATGTAATATCCCAGGTAGCCCGGGCCCACCGAGAGATCTTCACCTATGCCCATGACAAGCTGGGCACCTCACCTGGCAACTTAAATGCCAACCATGCCTCGGGCAACCCTCCAGCCACCACCCCACATCACTGGGAAAGCCAGGGCTGCCCGCCTGCCCCCAATGACAACAACATCATGGCCGCCCAGCGTCATAATGAGGCCCTGAACAGTTTACGCCAGGCTCCCTCCTCTTACCCTCCCACCTGGccccctggccctgcccatcaCAGCTGCCACCAGCCAAACAGCAATGGGCACCATCTGTGCCCCACCCACGTGTACCCAGCCCCAGAAGGCGAAGCACCTGCCAACGGTCTGCGGCAGGGCAACTCCAAGAACGTTCTGCTG GCATGTCCCATGAACATGTACCCGCACGGACGCAGTGGGCGAACTGTGCAGGAGATCTGGGAGGATTTCTCCATGAGCTTCACGCCCGCTGTGAGGGAGGTGGTAGAGTTTGCCAAGCACATCCCTGGCTTCCGTGACCTTTCTCAGCACGACCAGGTCACCCTGCTTAAGGCTGGCACCTTTGAG GTGCTGATGGTACGCTTTGCGTCGCTGTTCAACGTGAAGGACCAGACGGTGATGTTTCTGAGCCGCACCACCTACAGCCTGCAGGAGCTCGGCGCCATGGGCATGGGAGACCTGCTCAATGCCATGTTCGATTTCAGCGAGAAGCTCAACTCCCTGGCCCTTACCGAGGAGGAGCTGGGCCTCTTCACCGCGGTGGTGCTCGTCTCTGCAG ACCGCTCGGGCATGGAGAATTCCGCTTCGGTGGAGCAGCTCCAGGAGACGCTGCTGCGGGCTCTTCGGGCTCTGGTGCTGAAGAACCGGCCCTCGGAGACTTCCCGCTTCACCAAGCTGCTGCTCAAGCTGCCGGACCTGCGGACCCTGAACAACATGCATTCCGAGAAGCTGCTGTCCTTCCGGGTGGACGCCCAGTGA